In Deltaproteobacteria bacterium, the genomic stretch CCACCTTTGCCTTATAGCCGAGATTGAGCAGGGCAGAAAGGGCATCCTCCATAATGGCCTCATCCTGCCATTGCGGAGGAGATTCCTTCTGAATTGAGGGCAGGTCCATTTTAGCCAGTTTGTCCCTCAGCTCCACCACCAGTCGTTCGGCAGTCTTGCGTCCCAGACCCGGTATGGCCACCAGGCGCGGCAGATCTTCCTGCCTGATGGTGGTTGCCAGTTCAGCCACTCCCACACTGGAAAGGATGTTTATGGCCAACCGCGGTCCAATGCCGGTAACACTGAGGAGAAGTTCGAAGAGCTGCTTTTCCTGGCGCGATTGGAAGCCATACAGCTGCAGGGTCTTTTCCCGCACGTGCGTGTAGGTGTGCAGGGACACCTGGCCGCCGTTCTCTGGAAGTTCGTAAAAAGTTGTCAGGGGAACATAGATCTCGTAGCCGACTCCCCCCACATCAATGATGACGCATTCTGGTGATTTGAACAAAAGAGAGCCCTGGATGTGGGCAATCATGATGTCATTCCTCTGGCGATTCGGGATGTCACCTGGCAGCTGTGCAAATGGCAGATGGCTACAGCCAGGGCATCGGCAGTGTCAGCTTGGGGCAGCCCCTCCAGACTCAAGAGATTCTGGACCATGATCTGCACCTGCTTTTTCTGGGCCCGGCCATAGCCAACCAGGGCCTGTTTTACCTCGAGGGGCGAGTACTCGGCAATGTTCAGGCCGGCTTTGATGCCGGCCAGAATGACAACACCGCGGACATGCCCCAGTTTCAGGGCAGTTTTCACATTGCGCGCGTAGAACAGATCTTCCACAGCCATTACCTGTGGTGCATGCTCGCCAATAATCGCTGTCAATTCACGAAAAATGTTCTCGAGCCGCCAGTTGAAGGCGAGGCTGGCCGGCGAAAGAATCCGGCCACTGGCCACATGAGAGGGGCGGCGCCCGGAGGCTTCGACTATGCCGTATCCTGTAGCCAGGGAACCGGGATCTATGCCAATAATTCTCATTTGTCCATCCCCACCAGGGGAGCAAGGCAACAATTGCTGTCTAATCGGCGAGAGGCTTCAGGTGATCCGCTGCAAAATCTCCACAGGAATATCAAAGTTCGCATAGGCCTTTTGCACATCGTCCGAGTCTTCGAGTGCTTCCATGAGCTTGAGTATCTTTACGGCCTGAGCTTCGTCCAGCTGCACGGAATTTTTGGGAACCATGGTTATTTCGGCCATGGTATAAGGCATGCCTTTCTCATCGAATGCCTGCTTGACAGCTTCAAAAGACTCGACTGAAGTGTGGACCTCCAGCTGGTCCTCAGTGGCGATTACGTCATCGGCGCCTGCTTCGATGGCCACCTCCATCACCTCGTCTTCACTCACCTGGTCCTGGTCGAAGGCTATCAGTCCTTTCTTGTCGAACATCCAGGCCACGCAGCCAGCTTCTCCAAGATTGCCGCCGTGCTTGCCAAAAATGTAGCGCAGATCTGCAGCAGCCCTGTTCTTGTTGTCCGTCATTATTTCCACCAGAACAGCCACGCCGCCAGGACCATAGCCCTCATAGACAAGTTCTTCGTATGAGACGCCGCCGAGTTCCCCGGTTCCTTTCTTGATAGCCCGGTCAATATTTTCCTTCGGCATGTTTTCGGCTTTGGCCGCAGCAATGGCTTGCCGCAGTCTTGGATTCCCGGTTGGATCACCGCCTCCCAGGCGTGCAGCAACCTGAATTTCTTTGATGATTTTGCTGAATATCTTACCCCTCTTGGCATCAATAGCGCCTTTTTTGTGGCGGATACTATGCCATTTCGAATGTCCCGACATAGGTCGTTCCTCCCAGCAAGATCAAAATAGTTTCACAGGGACGATGCTGTAATGGAGCAGCTTCCACCCAGGCTAGGCGCAGATACTGGAGCTGCCGATCAGGCAGTGAAACAGTTGCTGCAGCTGGCCGCGGTGGGCGTTCATTTGCTCTGCTCCTGCTCCACTTCACTCTCGAGTGAGGTAAATGGACCCCACTGCGCTTATTGTTCGGGCAGGTCAGATGAAGCCTGCCTTTTTCCCAGGGCCACCAGGTACAATTCCCTGCTCCCTTTGCGAACAGCACGAGGCCTGATTCCCCTGACGCGCTCAAACATTGTCCTCAGCTTCTTGTTGAGAACGTCCAGTTCGGAGCCCTGGAAGATCTTTGCCACGAAGTGGCCGCCCGGCTGAAGCAGACTTGCGGCGAGCGCCAGGGCCTTTTCCACGAGCATGGCAGAGCGGGCGCTGTCTACGGAACGAATTCCAGTGGTTGCTGGAGCCAGGTCACTGAGGACCACATCGAAGGTGCTGGAATACCTGAAAAGATCGGTGGGCAGAAGGTTGAAAACATCACATGCAATGATGTGCACGTTAGTCGGGAGGGAAATATCCACTGGCTGGATATCGACTCCCACCACCAAACCATTCTTGCCAACGGCCCTGGAGCAATACTGCAGCCATGAACCAGGGTAGCAGCCCAGGTCCAAAACCTTGTATCCAGGCTTCAGCAGACCCACACGCCTGTCCACTTCTTCTAATTTGTACACTGAACGAGCAACAAATCCCTGTCGCTTGGCCCGCTGAAAAAAATGATCGTGAGGCTGCCACTTTCCCATTGGAATCGAAACCTGTATTCCTGTCGCTCTTCCTTGTAGCACAGGGCAAAACCTCTTGTAAATAGCGTTGAAGAGGAGGGCGCACTCATTTTTGCCGTGCTGAATGGCATCCGCTGCAAATTTGCTTGTGGAAAGTTGCGAGTCGCGGCAGCGGGTTGCCAC encodes the following:
- the ruvC gene encoding crossover junction endodeoxyribonuclease RuvC, yielding MRIIGIDPGSLATGYGIVEASGRRPSHVASGRILSPASLAFNWRLENIFRELTAIIGEHAPQVMAVEDLFYARNVKTALKLGHVRGVVILAGIKAGLNIAEYSPLEVKQALVGYGRAQKKQVQIMVQNLLSLEGLPQADTADALAVAICHLHSCQVTSRIARGMTS
- a CDS encoding RlmE family RNA methyltransferase, which codes for MGKWQPHDHFFQRAKRQGFVARSVYKLEEVDRRVGLLKPGYKVLDLGCYPGSWLQYCSRAVGKNGLVVGVDIQPVDISLPTNVHIIACDVFNLLPTDLFRYSSTFDVVLSDLAPATTGIRSVDSARSAMLVEKALALAASLLQPGGHFVAKIFQGSELDVLNKKLRTMFERVRGIRPRAVRKGSRELYLVALGKRQASSDLPEQ
- the ruvA gene encoding Holliday junction branch migration protein RuvA translates to MIAHIQGSLLFKSPECVIIDVGGVGYEIYVPLTTFYELPENGGQVSLHTYTHVREKTLQLYGFQSRQEKQLFELLLSVTGIGPRLAINILSSVGVAELATTIRQEDLPRLVAIPGLGRKTAERLVVELRDKLAKMDLPSIQKESPPQWQDEAIMEDALSALLNLGYKAKVAKKALNSVWPKIEQPVNLQSLLKEALRALA
- a CDS encoding YebC/PmpR family DNA-binding transcriptional regulator, giving the protein MSGHSKWHSIRHKKGAIDAKRGKIFSKIIKEIQVAARLGGGDPTGNPRLRQAIAAAKAENMPKENIDRAIKKGTGELGGVSYEELVYEGYGPGGVAVLVEIMTDNKNRAAADLRYIFGKHGGNLGEAGCVAWMFDKKGLIAFDQDQVSEDEVMEVAIEAGADDVIATEDQLEVHTSVESFEAVKQAFDEKGMPYTMAEITMVPKNSVQLDEAQAVKILKLMEALEDSDDVQKAYANFDIPVEILQRIT